A genomic region of uncultured Paludibaculum sp. contains the following coding sequences:
- a CDS encoding ECF-type sigma factor: MAADSFDSSPGDITEVLGRLNCEDSWAELVPLVYRELRELARSYMLRERIGHVLEPTALVHETYLRLVRSTSIRWKNRCHFYGVAALLMRRILVDHARRLRAERRALTVTGPELVSASGSAGIDVEVLSDALDRLASMDARQCRVVELRYFGGLSVDEVASLLSVSTRTVKRDWNVARAWLHGELSMRSR; encoded by the coding sequence ATGGCCGCTGATTCTTTTGATTCATCTCCCGGCGACATTACCGAAGTTTTGGGCAGACTGAATTGCGAGGACTCGTGGGCAGAACTCGTGCCTCTGGTCTATAGGGAACTCAGAGAACTCGCGCGAAGTTATATGCTTCGGGAGCGGATAGGACATGTCCTGGAGCCCACCGCACTTGTTCACGAGACCTACTTGCGGCTGGTGCGGTCGACGTCCATCCGGTGGAAGAATCGCTGTCATTTCTACGGAGTGGCGGCTCTACTTATGCGCCGGATTCTGGTGGACCATGCCCGGCGATTGCGGGCGGAGCGGCGGGCCCTAACCGTGACTGGCCCCGAACTGGTATCAGCTTCCGGCTCCGCCGGCATCGATGTCGAAGTGCTCAGTGACGCCCTGGACCGGCTCGCCAGCATGGATGCGCGACAGTGCCGAGTCGTGGAACTACGCTACTTTGGCGGCCTCAGTGTTGATGAGGTGGCTTCTCTGCTCAGCGTCTCCACGAGGACGGTGAAGCGCGACTGGAATGTTGCCCGTGCCTGGCTGCACGGAGAATTGAGCATGCGATCACGATGA